The following proteins are co-located in the Bubalus bubalis isolate 160015118507 breed Murrah chromosome 21, NDDB_SH_1, whole genome shotgun sequence genome:
- the VILL gene encoding villin-like protein isoform X3: MDTRRGLPDIESDRDLHIWIIENLQMVPVPEPAYGNFFEKHCYVVLHVPQSLKATPGVPKDLHYWVGKLAAAGAQGAPGSFLQHLKEALGGATVQHREVQGHESACFRSYFRSGIIYRKGGLASALKHVETNVYNIQRLLRIRGGKHVSATEVELSWHSFNNSDVFLLDLGRMMIQWNGPKASAARKARGLFLTHSLRDRERGGRAQVSVVDDEAEATDLMEIMEAVLGRRVGNLHAAMPSKRMSQLQKANVHLYQVCQKSKDLVVQELSTCPLTQDLLQEENCYILDQGGFKIYVWQGRRASLQERGAAFRRALNFIQAKGYPSYTSVEVMDDGAESAGFKQLFRSWSGQQRENKNLSGMGKLLQVKLDVGKLHSQPELAAQLRMVDDASGSVQIWCIQDSRRQPVDPKRHGQLCADRCYLVLYTYRRMGLVQHVLYLWQGLQATAHEISALRGNAEELDLWYRGALVQEHVTMGSEPPHFLAIFQGQLVIFQGQPRHSRKGQPAPAVRLFHIHGTDRYNTRTVEVPACASALNSSDVFLLVTANLCYLWFGKGCSGDQREMARTVVTIISREDMEIVLEGQEPPNFWEALGGRAPYPSNKRPPEDVCDFQPRLFECSCQAGPLVLTEVVFFSQEDLDKYDVMLLDAWQEIFLWLGAAASEWKQEAVAWGQEYLKTHPAGRSLATPIVLVKQGHEPPTFIGWFCTWDPYKWSNTQSYEEVVEGDPGAVSTISEITAEIINFRLSRWPGNDRAGPLALRALKSSEDSSESELELGPRAGTSSRSTVSSASSSSYQSSPQSLGGGGLPREQLRHQAAEDLPEGVDPAHKEAYLSDSDFQDIFGKSKEEFYSMAKWRQQQEKKQLGFF, translated from the exons ATGGACACCAGGAGGGGCCTCCCTGACATTGAGAGTGACAGGGACCTCCACATATGGATCATTGAG AACCTGCAGATGGTGCCGGTCCCCGAGCCGGCTTATGGGAACTTCTTCGAGAAGCACTGCTATGTCGTTCTGCAC GTCCCCCAGAGCCTGAAGGCCACACCGGGCGTGCCCAAAGACCTGCACTACTGGGTCGGCAAGCTGGCGGCAGCGGGGGCGCAGGGCGCGCCGGGCTCCTTCCTGCAGCACCTGAAGGAGGCGCTGGGCGGCGCCACCGTGCAGCACCGCGAGGTGCAAGGCCACGAGTCCGCCTGTTTTCGAAGCTACTTCCGCTCGGGAATCAT CTACaggaagggaggcctggcctcTGCCCTCAAGCATGTGGAGACCAACGTGTACAACATCCAGCGACTGCTGCGCATCCGAGGGGGGAAGCACGTGTCGGCCACCGAG GTGGAGCTCTCCTGGCACAGCTTCAACAACAGTGATGTCTTCCTGCTGGACCTGGGGAGGATGATGATCCAGTGGAATGGGCCCAAGGCCAGCGCGGCCAGGAAGGCGCGG GGCCTGTTCCTGACCCACAGCCTCCGGGACAGGGAGCGTGGTGGTCGTGCACAGGTCAGTGTGGTGGATGATGAGGCTGAAGCCACTGACCTCATGGAGATCATGGAAGCTGTGCTGGGCCGCAGAGTGGGCAACCTGCACGCCGCCATGCCCAGCAAGAGGATGAGTCAGCTGCAGAAGGCCAATGTCCACCTCTACCA AGTCTGCCAGAAGAGCAAGGATCTGGTGGTCCAAGAGTTGTCGACCTGCCCATTGACCCAAGACCTACTTCAGGAGGAG AACTGCTACATCCTGGATCAGGGTGGCTTCAAGATCTACGTGTGGCAGGGACGCCGGGCCAGCCTCCAGGAGAGAGGGGCTGCCTTCAGGAGGGCTCTG AACTTCATCCAGGCCAAAGGCTACCCGAGCTACACCAGCGTGGAGGTGATGGACGACGGCGCCGAGTCGGCCGGGTTCAAGCAGCTCTTCCGATCGTGGTCTGGGCAGCAGCGCGAGAACAAGAACCTTAGTGGGATGG GTAAACTGCTTCAGGTGAAGCTAGACGTGGGCAAGCTGCACAGCCAGCCTGAGCTAGCCGCCCAGCTCAGGATGGTGGACGACGCTTCTGGGAGCGTGCAG ATATGGTGCATCCAGGATTCACGCAGGCAGCCTGTGGACCCCAAGCGTCACGGACAGTTGTGCGCTGACAGGTGCTACCTTGTCCTGTACACCTACCGGAGGATGGGCCTCGTCCAGCATGTCCTGTACCTGTGGCAG GGCCTCCAGGCCACGGCACATGAGATCAGCGCCCTGAGGGGCAACGCCGAGGAGCTGGACCTGTGGTACCGTGGAGCCCTGGTGCAGGAGCACGTGACCATGGGCAGCGAGCCCCCCCACTTCCTTGCCATCTTCCAGGGCCAGCTCGTGATCTTCCAG GGGCAGCCCAGGCACAGCAGGAAGGGGCAGCCGGCACCCGCCGTGAGGCTCTTCCACATCCACGGCACCGACAGGTACAACACCCGGACCGTGGAGGTGCCAGCCTGCGCCTCAGCCCTCAACTCCAGCGACGTCTTCCTGCTGGTGACAGCCAACCTCTGCTACCTCTGGTTTGGAAAG GGCTGCAGCggtgaccagcgtgagatggcgCGGACGGTGGTCACCATCATCTCCAGGGAGGATATGGAGATAGTGCTGGAGGGTCAGGAGCCTCCCAACTTCTGGGAGGCTTTGGGGGGCCGGGCGCCCTACCCCAGCAACAAGAG GCCCCCCGAGGATGTGTGCGACTTTCAGCCACGACTGTTTGAGTGCTCCTGCCAGGCGGGCCCCCTGGTCCTCACAGAAGTAGTGTTCTTCAGCCAAGAGGACCTGGACAAGTATGACGTCATGCTGCTGGACGCCTGGCAGGAG ATCTTCCTGTGGTTGGGGGCAGCTGCCAGCGAGTGGAAGCAGGAGGCTGTGGCCTGGGGCCAGGAGTACCTGAAGACCCACCCggcagggaggagcctggccacACCCATTGTGCTGGTCAAGCAGGGCCACGAGCCTCCCACCTTCATTGGATGGTTCTGCACCTGGGACCCCTACAAATGGAGT AACACCCAGTCCTacgaggaggtggtggagggtgACCCGGGAGCAGTTTCTACCATCTCTGAGATAACAGCC GAGATCATCAACTTCCGGCTGTCCAGATGGCCAGGCAATGACAGGGCAGGCCCGTTGGCCCTGCGGGCCCTCAAGAGCTCCGAGGACAGCTCAGAGAGTGAGCTGGAGCTGGGCCCCCGCGCAGGCACCAGCAGCCGGAGCACCGTCAGCagcgccagcagcagcagctaccagaGCAGCCCCCAATCCCTGGGCGGTGGGGGCCTGCCCCGGGAACAGCTGAGGCACCAGGCTGCCGAGGACCTGCCGGAGGGCGTGGACCCGGCCCACAAGGAG gccTATCTCTCAGACTCTGATTTCCAAGATATCTTTGGGAAGTCCAAGGAGGAGTTCTACAGCATGGCCAAGTGgaggcagcagcaggagaagaagCAGCTCGGCTTCTTctga